In a single window of the Nymphalis io chromosome 20, ilAglIoxx1.1, whole genome shotgun sequence genome:
- the LOC126776442 gene encoding dynein light chain Tctex-type 1-like: MAQEDDEEDLSFNVEEVQNIVRDNIEFCLGGNTYSHSRVPQWITVITEKTLTRLNKLNKPFKYIMRITVTQKNGSGLHTAAAYFWDIATDGTCTVRWENKYMYCIINIWALSLQM; this comes from the exons ATGGCACAAGAAGACGATGAAGAG GATCTTTCGTTTAACGTCGAGGAAGTTCAGAATATTGTGAGAGATAACATTGAATTTTGTCTTGGAGGAAACACTTACAGCCATTCTCGAGTTCCACAATGGATAACTGTCATTACAGAAAAGACGTTGACCAGGCTTAATAAACTTAACaaaccatttaaatatatta tgagAATAACGGTGACACAGAAAAATGGTTCTGGCTTACACACAGCGGCCGCGTACTTTTGGGATATAGCGACGGATGGAACTTGCACAGTGCGCTGggaaaataaatacatgtattgcattataaatatatgggcGCTCTCTctacaaatgtaa
- the LOC126776357 gene encoding ras association domain-containing protein 8, which translates to MELKVWVEGIQRIVCGVTETTTCQDVVFALAHATGKVGRFTLIERWRNNERLLAPQEYPLKILMKWGEYSNDIQFILRRSDNNSSNQKPLQSTHNSRSPIGNGSHNISNVNATDKKNSTNRVNTTPTLNNVNNTSPGNPVGVVKGVQQAKSPESNSPVLKDVPPYRDPPPPYRSPPPPSALRKSPNRTTHRTPHMSPVNLSECPEEERSPEAVSYNSQYRELVSLVNYQREKLSSQQVDLIKYDAEIGYWENKGREQERQVELLQQQITSADNQLRISTEQVQSLNYVEEESEIVKQNEKTLKSEIVLVRSKLANCETELLQCKNKVRKLMEDIHNEQRVLNSRQQENRQALERSMLAEMENLQTQIQQAKHATEINHLTAENLKREVGVLENAIMEKKRQVERLVQEMKEANLQSLTGSVDELRHPLDGLCKAGSARRIIGSPRQLENAAPTNKNPHGVWV; encoded by the exons atGGAGCTGAAGGTCTGGGTCGAGGGAATACAAAGGATTGTTTGTGGGGTGACGGAGACTACCACTTGCCAG gaTGTAGTATTTGCTTTGGCTCATGCTACTGGCAAAGTGGGAAGATTTACATTGATAGAAAGATGGAGAAACAATGAGCGACTTTTAGCTCCACAGGAATATCCCTTAAAG ATTCTGATGAAATGGGGTGAATATTCGAatgatatacaatttatattaagaagatCTGATAACAATAGCAGTAACCAAAAACCTTTACAATCTACTCATAACTCTAGATCACCAATAGGAAATgg GAGTCATAATATATCCAATGTGAAtgcaacagataaaaaaaattcaactaatAGGGTGAACACTACCCCTAcacttaataatgtaaataacacTTCCCCTGGTAATCCTGTTGGTGTGGTGAAGGGTGTGCAGCAAGCTAAATCTCCTGAATCTAACAGTCCAGTGCTTAAAGATGTCCCACCTTATAG AGACCCGCCACCGCCATATAGATCACCCCCACCGCCTTCAGCTTTAAGGAAATCCCCAAACCGTACAACACATAGAACTCCACATATGTCACCAGTTAACTTGTCGGAGTGTCCTGAAGAAGAAAGGAGCCCTGAAGCCGTTAGTTATAACAGCCAATATAGAGAATTGGTATCACTTGTAAATTATCAGAGGGAAAAACTTTCAAGTCAACAAGTGGATCTTATTAAG TATGATGCAGAGATTGGTTACTGGGAAAACAAAGGTAGAGAACAGGAAAGACAAGTTGAGTTATTACAACAACAAATAACATCTGCTGATAACCAACTTCGTATCAGCACTGAACAG GTACAATCTCTTAACTATGTGGAGGAGGAAAGCgaaattgtaaaacaaaatgagAAAACTTTAAAATCAGAAATAGTACTGGTCCGGTCTAAACTGGCTAACTGTGAAACTGAACTACTACAGTGTAAAAATAAAGTTCGAAAATTGATGGAGGATATACACAATGAGCAACGAGTTTTAAATAGCCGACAACAAGAGAATAG ACAAGCATTAGAGAGGTCTATGCTAGCTGAAATGGAAAACTTacaaactcagatacaacaagCAAAACATGCGACAGAAATTAATCATCTTACAGCAGAGAATTTAAAACGAGAG GTTGGGGTTCTAGAGAATGCGATAATGGAGAAGAAGCGTCAAGTAGAGCGCTTAGTCCAAGAGATGAAAGAAGCAAATCTTCAGAGTTTAACTGGCAGTGTTGATGAACTACGAcatccacttgatg GATTGTGCAAGGCGGGAAGTGCTCGTAGAATAATAGGTTCACCAAGACAACTTGAAAATGCTGCACCAACTAATAAAAATCCCCATGGTGTATGGGTATAA
- the LOC126776387 gene encoding inhibitor of growth protein 2 yields the protein MLNQTSTEALLSATYVENYLDCVENLPNDLQRHLSRMRELDVTYRECLRDAETHLAVCIAPNTEERRCGRAALRLQAALVAAQEIGDEKLQVVQLLQDLIDNKQRSLDADHKKLLSSLEVNTNGTAKEELPQASESRSTDKDTSTQQVQQTHAPPPPPPERSNDKEKDKGEKDKSGGERWSKRARRSRTTAGAATDGADSGERDNDRHTHNTTHKKGIGKKKKRKARQTAQRSETPPEETDAIDPDEPRYCLCDQISYGEMILCDNDLCPIEWFHFSCVFLTTKPKGKWFCPKCRGDRPNVMKPKGQFLKELERYNREKEEKA from the exons ATGTTAAATCAAACATCGACAGAAGCGCTTCTTTCAGCGACTTATGTTGAAAACTACTTAGATTGCGTTGAAAATCTACCTAATGACCTGCAACGACATTTATCGCGTATGCGAGAATTAGATGTGACTTACAGAg agTGCCTCCGGGATGCAGAAACACACTTAGCAGTTTGTATAGCACCCAACACTGAAGAACGCCGTTGTGGAAGAGCAGCATTACGTCTACAAGCAGCTTTAGTTGCAGCACAAGAAATTGGTGATGAAAAACTACAAGTTGTTCAATTACTTCAAGATCTTATTGATAATAAACAGAGATCACTTGATGCCGACCACAAAAAATTGC tttcatcTTTGGAAGTGAATACAAATGGCACAGCTAAAGAAGAATTACCTCAAGCATCAGAGTCTCGATCTACAGATAAGGACACAAGCACACAACAAGTGCAACAAACACACGCACCCCCTCCCCCTCCTCCTGAGAGATCCAATGATAAAGAAAAAGATAAGGGAGAGAAAGATAAGAGTGGAG GTGAACGCTGGTCAAAACGAGCACGACGGTCAAGAACGACAGCAGGAGCTGCGACTGATGGCGCTGATTCAGGCGAACGCGACAACGACCGACATACACACAATACTACACATAAGAAAG GTATAGGTAAGAAGAAAAAACGTAAAGCTCGTCAGACAGCACAACGCTCTGAAACTCCACCAGAAGAAACAGACGCTATAGATCCAGATGAGCCTCGTTACTGTTTATGTGATCAAATTTCTTATGGTGAGATGATTCTCTGTGACAATGATCTCTGTCCTATTGAGTGGTTCCACTTTTCCTGTGTCTTTCTCACAACAAAGCCAAAAGGCAAATGGTTTTGTCCAAAGTGTCGTGGTGATCGGCCAAATGTGATGAAACCTAAGGGACAATTTCTTAAAGAACTTGAACGGTATAATagagaaaaagaagaaaaagcATAG